Genomic window (Prevotella melaninogenica ATCC 25845):
CGTTACTTGGCAAAGATAATGAATGGTTTCCCACAGTATAACGTTGAGATGGAGGAGGTACACCATGTTCACAAACTCGATGCACCATCTGGAACAGCCATAACCCTTGCAGAAGAGATTATCAACGACCTCGATCGGAAAGATAAGTGGGTTAAAGGCTTCCAACACGCTGCCGATGGTACGGAGTCAGGCAGTAACAAGGTTGCTCCTAACGAACTTCCTATTGCCTCTATTCGACGTGATGAAGTGCCTGGTATTCATAGCATCAGTTACGACTCTGAGGCAGACAAGATTACCATTACTCACGATGCTCACAGCCGTAAAGGCTTTGCATTGGGTGCCGTCTTAGCAGCTGAATATACCAAAGAGCATACCGGCTTGCTTACTACAAGCGATTTATTTAAGTTTTAATGTTGGGTGTTAAGTGATGGTTGTTGGGTGTTGATGATTACTGATAATGCTTTATCATAAAGCTAAAAGTAACGCACAATAGAGGAGACTGTTCTTCTTAACACCCTTTCACCAACTGATATTTAATAACAAACATACCGACATAATTCATTATTCAACATTTATCACCTCAATATATAGTATGATAGACAAAGAGAAAGCAGCCCTGAATCCTAAGAAGCAATGGGCAAAGTTTATTTGTGTTCTTGTTCTCTACCTCCTTTTCCTGTTCTGGGTAAAGAGTTGGTGGGGATTATTAGTCGTTCCATTTATCTATGACGTATATATCACAAAGAAGATTCGTTGGAAGTGGTGGGAGGATTCTGAGGGTCCTATCCGCTTCATTATGGGATGGGTAGATGCACTGGTATTTGCATTGGTAGCAGTGTATTTCATCAATCTGTTCTTCTTCCAGAACTACGTTATTCCTTCTTCTTCCCTTGAGAAGTCGCTCCTTACGGGCGATTACCTCTTTGTTTCGAAGGTAAGTTATGGTCCTCGTATTCCTGAGACACCATTGACAATGCCGCTGACACAGCACACTTTACCAATTATCAATACTAAGAGCTATATATCTTGGCCACATTGGGACTACCGTCGCGTGAAGGGTTTGGGTAAGGTACAGCTCAATGATATCGTTGTGTTCAACTTCCCTGCAGGTGATACTATCATGAGTGAGCCTGCTTATCAGGGCAATGACTACTACCATGATGTCTATACATTGGGTACAAACTTCCTCGCACAACAGAATCCTAATATCAATCTGTCG
Coding sequences:
- the dapB gene encoding 4-hydroxy-tetrahydrodipicolinate reductase produces the protein MKIALIGYGKMGHMIEQIALERGHEIVSIIDVDNIEDFDSPAFASADVAIEFTNPTAAFANYQRAFAHNVKVVSGSTGWMQDHKAEVERMCTEGGQTLFWASNFSIGVAIFSAVNRYLAKIMNGFPQYNVEMEEVHHVHKLDAPSGTAITLAEEIINDLDRKDKWVKGFQHAADGTESGSNKVAPNELPIASIRRDEVPGIHSISYDSEADKITITHDAHSRKGFALGAVLAAEYTKEHTGLLTTSDLFKF